AAATAGGAGGAGCCACATAGGCGTCGACAATTGGAATGTCCATGCACTGCTCTGCCGCGCGCTCCACTGCTTCTATCACCTGGTTGAAAACCCAAGCTGTCTCTTCAGAAAAGGCGCTCTCCTCGTTCTTTCCTCGCATCTGCTTATCCAGAAGCTCCGCAGAGAGCCTTCTCGCTTGCTCATAGTTTTTGCGAAGGAGAAGTCCGCACGCGTAATCGGCTATCGCGATCAATTCAGGCGGGCCAAAGGCTTGAAATTTCGCATCTGCAATCACCCCATCTGTCGGATCGACCAGAAGATAGAATTGCACGAGGCGCCCAAGCTCCAAAGAGCCCTCTCTGCCTATCGCAAGTCTCATCATCTTCGCTGCAGCTTCTTCAGCTGTGATGTGACCTGCGCTTAGCGCATTTTCTAAATGGCTTAAATTCTTTTTACTGAGCTGTTGCATAGTCACTGATTAATTTTGACGAGTAGGTGCGAAGCTTTCTAACCGCAGCTACAATTTTTTCAAGCGCATAGTCGATCTGCTCTTCAGTTGTCTCGTGGGAGAGCGCAAAACTAAGCGTCGTATGCGCAAGCGAGCTCTCCACTCCTGAGCTCTGAAAGAGCTCACCAAGAAGTGGACTTCCTAGAGCTGCATGGATGCCATCTTTCTGCAGAAGAGAGAGAAGAGCTTCTTTATGAGCGCCCGGAAATGCGATTGCGCTAATATGCGGCACTCGATCGCTCTGAGAAAAAAGCGGAGCGACATCTGGAAGGTGCCTTGCAAGCTCCTCTTCTAACTTAGCTCTTAATCTAGCCGTCTCTAAACAGACATGGTCTATCGAGTCGTAGAGCAGCTCCTGTGAGTGAGAGAGTGCGGCTATTGAAGCTGCAAAACTCTCTTCATCACTATCTCTGATTGCTGAAGCAAAGACTCCTTTTTTTAAGAGCAGCCCGGCTGCTTCAGGAGCATGAAGGGATCTGCCCTCAAAAGTGAGAAAATCGGCTTGGAGGTCTTGAAAACGAAAGAAGAGCTTGCCAAGCACTGCGCTTGCATCGAGGTGAAGAAGGACCCCCTTCCTCTTGCACACCTCACTTAAGTCTAGAGCGGGCTGAATCACACCCGTAAAAGGATGCGCCCAAGAGAGAGAAACGAGAGCAGTGCGAGGTCCAATTGCAGCTTCCAGTGCTTCCGGAGTGAGCAGACCGCGAGAGTCGAGAGAGGTAGTTTTTAATGTGCAGCCCAGTTTTTGTAGATGTTTGGCTCCCGATGCTTCAGAAAGGTCTCCTGGAGCAAAGAGAAAGTGATTGCGCCCTGTCTCTCGTGCTACTTCGAGATACACAGCTAGCAGGAGCCGCTGAATAGCCACCTCTCCGCTGCTTGCAAAAACAAACTGATCATCCGCTGCCGCACCTAGTCGCAAGCAGATATTTTGAGACTCTTTTTTATAAACCGAAGCGAGAAGCGCGCTGATAGGCTGTCCATGATGAGGCGCCTCCCACATCTCTTTTTGAAATGAGAGAGCTCTCTCTTTCACAGACGGAAAAGGAGGTGAAAGTGTCTGATTGTCTAGATATGCGCTTCTCTTCATTTTACAGAAGGCTCTTTTTCCCACACGTGGTCGTGGAAGTTGTAGATCACAGGCTTACCGGTAGGAAGCTCCAGCTCTACGACCTGTTCTTTCGTTAGACCATCGAGATGCATCATGATTGCACGCAGAGAGTTTCCATGGGCGGAGATAAATACATTTTTACCCGCTTCGAGATAGGGAACGACCATCTCTTTAAAATAGGGTATAGCACGCGCTGCCGTCATCGCCAGGCTCTCGCCTTCAGGCGGGGCAACGTCAAAACTGCGTCTCCAGATCTTGACCTGCTCTTCTCCGTATTTGTCCATCATCTCGCGCTTGTTCATACCTTGCAGGCGTCCATACATTCTCTCATTGAGCTGCCATGCGGCAATCACAGGAGTGCACGTCTTTTCAGCTTCTTTGCTATAGATCTGGGCCCACTCTTCGAGTTTGCCTTGACCCCGGTGGAGAATACGTGGAACTTTCTTCGAATCATGAACGCTCATTACGAGCATGGCTGTCATTTCCGCGCGCACAAGAGAGGAGATGAAGATAACGTCGAACGGAATGTGCGCAATCTTTTTTCCCGCATCTAGCGCTTCCTGGATTCCTTCAACACTCAGAGGGATATCCACCCATCCTGTAAAAAGGTTGAGCTTATTCCACTCCGACTGCCCGTGTCTCATCATGACAAGTTTTGCTTTCGACATAATCTCAATCCTACCAGGCGCATACCTATTCGGCAATCAGCGTCTTTGATATGTTCTCATGCTTTTCAAGGACCGGAAGCCCATTTGCGATGTGAAAGAAGTAGGCTGTATTCATGGGCGATTGCAGAGCTGAAATGAGCACAGATCCTGTAGCTGGATCGATGATCGTTAAATGGTAGCCGCCTTTGTATAGGAGAAAATCCTCTCGAATCAGAATCTCTTCGCTGCTCTGATTAGATATGATAATTCCACCATGCAGTGCGATCTTCTCTCCCGGCCGCAAAGAGCCCTCCATGGGACGTGTATCGTAAGGAATGCGCAAAGCCTCTTGATGACTCTGCTTCTGGATATGATGCTGGATATTTTGATGTAACTCTGCTTGCATAAAAAACCTTCTTTTTAAAGAAAAATATGGTAATTAATTACAACAAAGATACCACGATTGTTTATATAATAAAATTAAAATAGTTTCTGCGGAACTCTTGATTTTCTATTTGTGGTTTTTGCTTTCATTATTCTATTATGTCCCCTATGGAAACAAAAAAACGTCTAAGTAAGGCGCTTGCTGCTGCAGGTGTCGCCTCAAGAAGAGCTTGTGAAGAGCTCATCTTCGCCGGAAAAGTGAAGGTAAATGGAAAGGTGGTCTTCGTTCCCCAAACTCTTGTCTCTTGGGAGCACGACACCATTCAGGTGCATGGAAGGCTGATTTCGAACGAAGAAAAAAAAGTCTATTATATTCTTAATAAGCCTACGGGATACATCTGCTCGAACGCCCGTGTAGGCACAAAAAAAATTGTCACAGATTTATTTGAGCCTCTCACACACCGCCTCTTCACAATTGGCCGTCTCGATAGAGACACAACAGGACTTATACTTGTTACCAACGATGGCCACTTTTCTCAGAAAGTGATCCACCCCTCATCGAACGTTCAGAAAGAGTATCTCGTAAAAGTTCAAGAAGAGATTAAACACGAGCATCTTGAAACAATTGGACGCGGAGCTGAAATAGAAGGCACTTGGGTAAAACCTCAGCGTGTTACCAAAGTTCGCCGCGGCACCTTAAAAGTCGTCGTCCTCGAAGGAAAAAAGAGAGAAGTTCGCTATCTAGTAGAAAAAGCAGGATTGCAGATTCTCTCCCTCGAACGCATCCGTATCGGCGGCCTCACACTCGGACGTCTCGCCCTCGGCGCCTGGCGCTCCCTCACCGAAAAAGAGAAAGAAGCCATCTTCCAATAGGAAGAGAGCGCTCGGAGAAGAAATGGACATAAACGGACGAGAACGGACAGGAAATGGACGAAAATGGACACGCGCTAAAGAAAGAATTCTTTTCCTCTCTCTTGCCCGCCTGTCCATTTTCTGTCCGTTCTTGTCCATGAATGTCCGTGTTCTCAGGCGGGCTAGGCCGTAGGCCTTCTTCTCCGAGCGCTTCCCAGGCGGGCTAGGCCGCAGGCCTTTTTCCCCACGCGCTCTTCGCGAAGACCGAAGGCCTTAGCAATAAAAAGAAGAAGTTGTATAATGCGCTTTCTTTTTGCAAGGTCAAACGATGCTCACAATAGCCAGACTTTTCGGAAAATCTCCTTTTGCTCCTCTACAGAGCCACATGAATAAGGTGGCTGGCTGCGTGGAGAAGCTCTCGCAAGTGATCTCCTCCCTTTCTGAGATCAGCAAAGGAGATCTCGAAAAGCTCGTGGACGAGCTATGCAAGTTAGAGCATGAGGCCGATCTAACAAAAAACGATATCCGCAACCACCTGCCGCGAAGCCTCTTCCTCCCGATCGACCGCGGTCAATTTCTTGAAATTCTATCGATCCAAGATAGCATCGCTGACAAAGCGGAAGACATCGGCATTCTCCTAACTCTGCGTCCACTGGTTCCATTTAAAAATTTCAAAGAAGAGATTCTTGCACTCTTTCAAAAAAGCGCGGTGGTCTTCTGGGATTCAAAACACATTATTGAAGAGATAGATGAGCTTCTCGAATCCTCATTTGGAGGCATTGAAGCGGAAAAAGTTAAGGAGATGGTCGAGCAGACTGCCTACAAAGAACACGAGGTCGATCTCATGCAAAGAGGGCTCATGAAACAGCTCTTTTCAAGTGGCGATTCGCTCTCGGCTCCCGATTTTCATCTATGGCATAAACTGATTGAAGAGATCTCTGGGCTCTCCAATCTCTCTGAAAAATTGGCAAACCGCATCCGGATGGTGCTAGAACTTAAGTAGAGGAATGGAAGTCGAATCGATTCTTAGAATCCTTGTTCTCGCCATCGGTTTTTACATGGCGTGGAATATCGGCGCAAATGATGTCTCCAATGCGATGGGAACATCAGTGGGGTCAGGAGCGCTGACGCTGCGTAGAGCCGTAATTCTCGCTGCTATTCTTGAATTTTGCGGTGCTTTTTTTGTAGGCGCTCCCGTAACGGAGACGATGCAAAAAGGGCTAATAGATACCACTCTCTTTGCCTCGCAGCCTTTAATTCTAATTCTTGGCATGTGTGCAGCCCTCTTGGGTACAGCCCTCTGGCTTCAGATCGCTTCGATATGCGGCTGGCCCGTCTCGACCACTCACGCAATTGTCGGAGCCATTCTGGGCTTTGGAGCTCTAGTAGGCGGAGCAGATGCGATCAACTGGGGAGAGACCGGTTCAGTCGCCATCAGCTGGGTGCTCTCACCAGTCTTAAGCGGGCTCTTCGCCTTCCTGCTTTTCAATCTTCTGCAGAAGAAAATTCTATTTACGATGAATCCGACGGAGTCGACACTCAAGCTCTTCCCCCTGCTCATCTTTTTCGTCTTCGGGACCTTCACTCTCAGCCTCATCTTCAATGGCCTCGAAAATTTAGACCTCAGCCTCTCCTTTCCTGAAGCCCTTGGAATCGCACTCCTCGTCGGCCTCATTTGCGCCACCATATGCTACTTCATTCTTAGAAGAGCTGCCTTCCCTCTCGCCGCTGAAGCGACCGTCTCAAGACATCTACCGCAGCATGTTATCAGCTTGGAAAAAGCGGTTAAACACTTGCAGCGCGTACACGTCTCTTCCTCCCACGATACGCACGAGAAAGTTGGAACGCTTCTGGAAGAGGTAAAGACTCTCTCTCAGAGATTACGCAAGGAGACCAGCTTTGCTGAAAGAGCCTCTGAATACCATGTTGTGGAAAAACTATTTGGTTACTTGCAGATCTTCAGCGCCTGCTTTGTCGCTTTCGCCCATGGAGCCAACGACGTAGCGAATGCGATCGGTCCCGTCGCTGCAGTTCTCGACATCATTAAAAATGGCGTCATCCCAGAAGTTGCTTCTGTGCCTACCTGGCTGCTGGCCTTTGGCGGTCTTGGTATTGTCATTGGTCTTGCCACCTTCGGCTGGCGCGTGATGGAGACAATTGGCAAGAAGATCACAGAGCTCACTCCAACACGCGGCTTCTGCGCTGAGTTTGGAGCAGCAACCACCATTCTACTCGCCTCAAAAATGGGCCTTCCGATCTCGACGACTCACTGCCTTGTAGGAGCGGTCCTTGGCGTCGGAATGGCGCGCGGTTTTCGCGCCCTAAACATGTCGACCGTCCGCGAGATCATCCTCTCCTGGATCGTAACAATCCCCGCCAGCGCCATCATCAGCATCCTCTGCTTCTACATCCTCAAATTCATCTTCGTCTAGCCACATCTGTAATTAATTTTTGCATTCAGCAGAATAGACATGTCGGGTAGGCCAGGAGAAAGCTTCGCTTTCTCTCGGGGCCTCCCTGCGACCCTCTTGCGCTGCATCTCGCTTTGCCAAATCGCGTCCTCGAAGAAGGGGTGTACAGAGTACTACCCCGTTGGCGCGCTCGCCGCGCTCTCCTGCGGGTGCAATTTTGCTGTGCGATATGCATCGAAGGGCTGCTCAAGGCGCTCATTCCCCGCCGGACTTACGTCTCGGTTGCGGGGCCCCTTTCGCGTCCAGTCGCAGTTGTAGATAAAGAGACTGAAGACCTTTCTCTTCAAACTCTTTGCCTAGCCCTGCGACTGGACGCGAAAGGGACCCACGACGTAGGAAGTGGGATGAGCGCCTCGAGCAGCCGATGGCCGCAAGTACTCAGTTCGTACAATTTTTGCACTTTGGGCTGACGTGAAAGCTCCCGCGGTTGAGATGGCGTGAAGGGGGCCGTATTGCATTAATACTGTCCCCTTTCTCGCCATCTCAACCCCGGGGCTTTGACGCAGCCGAAAGCGTAAAAATTTTGCGCACTGAGTACCGGGGCAAAGAGCAATTGCGTCGAAGTTGCGAAGAGCAGTGCTCCGCACGGCGAGCAACCCGAGACGCGATAGCCTCACGTCAGTGAGCGGTGATCAAAGCCCTAGTTAGGCTCAAGGGGGGCAGCTGGGGGGCTCGAGAGAAGGCTGAAAGCACTTCTCCTAGACCCCCGACATGTCTATTCAACTAAAAACACTAGCCCGTTTGTAAAATCATTGCCTGATAAGGGGGGAGTTTTCGGAGTGGGGGCCGTCATGGAGGATTTGGGGGATGGCCGCTAGCCAGTCGGGACGCTGGTTGAGAGCGGGGCAGCGGTAAGCCTTAAGTCCCGCTTCGCGGATCTTCGTCAGATAGAGGGTCTCGATCTCAAAGAGAGTTTCGATGTGATCTGAAGTGAAAGAGAGAGGGATTAACACCACGTGCACTCTATCCTGATTCCATGATCTGATCGACTCGCAAACTTCGTCAGTATAAGGACGAAGCCACTCTCCTCTCCCAAACTTGGACTGGTAAGAGAGGTTAGAAATTGCTAGAGGAAAGGCCTCTGCAATTGCAAAAAAGGAGGCGACGCACTCCTGCTGGTAGGGATCTCCCCTATTCACAAATTTTTGTGGAAGTCCGTGAGCAGAAAAGAGAAGTACCACCTCTTTTTCAGCCAGCTTCTGTTCGGCAAGATACTCTCGTATGCAGCTCTGCATCGCTCTAATATAAGCGGGATGGGTCGCATAAGATTTAATCCAGCGCAGCTTTGCAACCTGTTCCTCAGGCAAATTCTTCTGAAAGAAGCGCGCAATACTCCCGGTAGTGGCATAGCTAAATTGTGGGAACATGGGGAAAACTAGGGTCTCTCTTGCTCCAAAGTCTGCAATCTTCTGTAAAGAGCTGGCGTGAGTTTCAAGAAGATAGCGATGAAAAGTCGCAATGCGGTGACCTGTCATCCGCCGCATAGCCTCTGCAACCGCCTCTGTGTCCTCAAAAATTGGAGAGCGCCCGCCTATCTGCTCATAGTCGTGCTTAACTTTAAGTGTTCTTTTTTTTGCAATGCGTGTGAAAAAAGACCTCTGCAAAAATGAGGGAAAGGGCGTCCGTATCACATCTTCATCGGTCAATAGCTCGATGAGAAAAGACTCGATCTCATCGAGATTTCTCGGGCCACCAAAATTCACAATCAGAGTATTTTTTTCCATCACAGTGACATTTCTCTTTTAATCTGCTAATCTGTGCAGTATGCAAAGAATTCGATTTTCGCTCCTCCTCTTTATCTCTCTTGTAGCATTCGTCTGCGGCTGCTCCGGCGGCTTCAATGGCAGAGAGTGGAAAATTGCAATCGATGAGAGCTGGTATCCGCTTAATCTGATGGGAAGAGATAAACAGGTCATCGGCTTCACCACGGATCTTTTGCAAGAGGTTTCGGCCCTGCAACGAATCAGAATCGTCAGAGTACAAGAGAACTGGAATAACCTACTCTCTCACCTACAGCAGAAACAGTATGAGGGGATGCTCTCTTCGATGTACCCCTATACTTTTTATGAAAAACAGTACGACTTCTCCAAGCCCTTTCTCCTCACTGGGCCTGTTCTAGTCCTCCCTTTCTCCTCAAAAGAGACCTCATTGAAAGCTTTTTCAGGTAAAGAGATCGCTGTCGTCACAGGCTCTCACAACTCTCTTATCGTGGAGAAGTACCCCGGGGTTATCATCCGCAATTATGAATCGATCCCAGATGCGTTTAACGACATCGTAGCAGGCGTCATCGATGGTGCCGTGGTCGATGTTCTCCCTGCCACAGCCTATTGTCAGGATCTCTTTCAGAATCAACTAAAAGTTGCCAGCGCTCCCATGAACGACCAGGGGCTTCGTCTAGTAACTCTGCACGACCAGTCTCCCGAACTCATCGAGTCGTTCAACTCCGCTCTCGAAAAACTGCGAGCAAGCGGAAAATACGCAGAGCTCTCCCGCAAATGGGGCCTCCCCCCTCAATAAGAAAAGATCTCATACAGGAAGTTCTCTATCCAACGGCGCGCTTGCCATTGGGAGGAAAGATGCGGCACTTGTCGTGTTCGCTATAATCTCCGCGCACCTTCTCCAGCTCCTGCGTGTCAATCGGACACTTCTCGAGGCCCCAAACGAGTTTGGCATAATTCGAAATCGACTCATCGGAAGAGAACTTTCCCATCGATGCGATATTGTGGATTGCAAACTCGGCCCAGCTCTCTGGCTTCTCGTAGAGCGCTTCGACCTTTTTTTGCGTCTCGTAATAGGAGGCAAGATCGGCAAGAACGAGGTAGCGGTCTCCAGGATCTGCACCTTGACGCTCGACAAGCGAGTGGTAGATCGAAGAGAGAGCCAGATGTTCAGACTCATTTTCAGCAAACGAGTGGTCGTATAAGGAGTCGACAGCTTGTTTGATCAAAGGGTTGTGCATGTAGATTTCAGCGGGGTTGTAGCTCTTCTTCTCACGAAGCTCCGCATTCTGATTTGCACTCTGTCCAAAGCTGAAAGGCCACCACTTATCTGAGACCTCTGCATGCATCTCTATGTTTGCGCCATCCTCTGTTCCGATCGTAAGCGCCCCATTGATCGCAAGCTTCATGTTGCCCGTTCCAGACGCCTCCATCCCGGCCGTTGAGATCTGCTCCGAAAGATCTGCAGCTGGAATGATAAGCTCAGCACGTGAGACGTTATAATTTTCAATAAAGGCGAGTTTGAGCATATGGCACGTAGCCGGATCCACATTGATCTTTCGCGCCACACAATAGACTAGATGGATAACATTCTTAGCCATCTCATACCCTGGAGCCGCCTTCCCTGCTAAAATTACCATCCGTTTGACTCTGCGTGCAGAAGGGTTAGCTTTCAGCTCGTGATAGACCATAAGCACGTGAAGCACGTTCATGAGCTGGCGCTTATACTCGTGCATTCTCTTCACCTGCACATCGAAAAGAGCATCCTCTTCAAGCACGCTAAAGTGACCTACTGGCATCCCTCTGAAGTCGCGAATCGGATCGCCTTCGATTAGATACTTGATTAAGGCTCTCTTATTCTCTCTTTTAATGGCGAGGAACTCTTTCTGGCTCTCTGCATCATTGGCAAATTTTGAGAGATCTCGAATCAGCGGAAAGTCGCAGATCCACCCTTTTCCAATGCGTTTGCAGATGAATTCCGCAAGTTTCGGGTTGGCGTGCACGAGCCAGCGTCTATGAGTGACTCCATTTGTCACATTGACAAACTTATCGGGGAACATCTCATAGAAATCCCTGAAGATCGTGCTCTTTAATATCTCCGTATGAAGCGCTGCAACGCCATTCACGCGATGCGATCCGTAGATCGCAAGATTTGCCATGCGCACCTGCCCGCCCTCAATGATCGACATGCGACGCACTCTCTCTTCATCTCCTGGAAAGCGCTTTCTTACTGCGTTGCAAAACTCTAGGTTCAGCCTCTCGATAATCTGGTATTGACGCGGGAGAAGGTAGTGGAGACGATTCTGGTTCCACTCCTCAAGTGCCTCTCTAAGAATTGTGTGATTGGTGTAGCTGCAGCAGGACCTTACAGTCTCCCAAGCCTCACCCCATCCAAAATCGTGATCCTTTACAAGTAGGCGCGTGAGCTCTGCGATCACAAGAGCCGGGTGCGTGTCGTTGATCTGAATGCGCACCTTATCCCCGAAGTTCGAGAGATCTGGATTGTGTTTAAGATGGTGCTTGATAATGTCGTGGATCGAAGCGGAGGCGAGTAGAAACTCCTGCTTCAGACGGATCCGTTTTCCAACTTCGTTATTGTCGTTTGGATAGAGCACGTCGGTCAGAATCGAGTTCTCTGCAGCTTGGTCTAATTGTCCGGCATTGAAGCGCTGCAGAAGAAAGTTGCGCGGCGACTCTTTCGTCGTCCAGAGGCGTAGCGTCAGCACCATGAAGTCGGAAGTCTCTTTATATCCGATGATGGGCACATCGTAAGAGAGTGCCCGCACCTCTTCGTAGTCGACGAGGTCGAAGACCTCTACCCCCTTCTTATTGACCGCTGGCACCATCCTGCCCGTGTAGTTAACCGAAACCGCGTGATCATCTCTTCTGAACTCCCACGGATTTTCATGCAGCAGCCAGTTGTCCGGACGCTCCACCTGGACGCCATCCCAGACCTCCTGATCGAAAATTCCATACTGATACCGGAGGCCATAACCCATCGCAGGATACTGCTGGCTGGAGAGAGAGTCGAGTAGGCAAGAGGCGAGACGTCCCAGGCCACCATTACCGAGGCCAGGATCTGGCTCCATAGCCAGCTCCGTCTCCAGCCTCCTGTTCATCTTTTTCATCACCAGCTGCATCAGATCCATCGCATGGATATTCGTGATGTTATTGCCCATGAGACGACCTGGCATGTACTCCATGCAGAGATAGAAGAGAATACGCGCATGCTTGTTTCTGAATGTGTGCGAGGCCGCCGTCCAGTTGATCATGATCTCTTCTCGCAAAGTCAGTGCAAAAGCGCGGTAGAACTCCTCATTATTCGCCTCATCGATCGTCACACCCATCGTCGTAATCAGATAGTGTTTGATCTTGCTCGCCAGCATCTCCGCCTGATAATCCAGATTAGCGTCCATTTTTCCACCTTATTATTTATTAGTTTTATTATTGATTTGCTGAAGAGACATGTCGGCATTCGATAACACTCAACGGGAATCCCATAACAGCAATACTCTCCAAATCTCATTGTGAGGATTAAAAATTTTTATACTAGTTAAAAACGCGGGACGTTATGAGTTGGGGAATGAAAAAGTATGAACTGATTGTCATTGGAACGGGACCTGCGGGTGAAAAGGGAGCTGTTAAAGCTGCTTATTTCGGTCACAAGGTGGCCATCATCGAACGGGAAAATCTCTTCGGTGGAGCGGAGGTGGTTACCGGCACGCTCCCCTCAAAAACACTCAAAGAGACCTC
This window of the Chlamydiales bacterium genome carries:
- a CDS encoding ferrochelatase, giving the protein MEKNTLIVNFGGPRNLDEIESFLIELLTDEDVIRTPFPSFLQRSFFTRIAKKRTLKVKHDYEQIGGRSPIFEDTEAVAEAMRRMTGHRIATFHRYLLETHASSLQKIADFGARETLVFPMFPQFSYATTGSIARFFQKNLPEEQVAKLRWIKSYATHPAYIRAMQSCIREYLAEQKLAEKEVVLLFSAHGLPQKFVNRGDPYQQECVASFFAIAEAFPLAISNLSYQSKFGRGEWLRPYTDEVCESIRSWNQDRVHVVLIPLSFTSDHIETLFEIETLYLTKIREAGLKAYRCPALNQRPDWLAAIPQILHDGPHSENSPLIRQ
- the glgP gene encoding glycogen/starch/alpha-glucan family phosphorylase, which encodes MDANLDYQAEMLASKIKHYLITTMGVTIDEANNEEFYRAFALTLREEIMINWTAASHTFRNKHARILFYLCMEYMPGRLMGNNITNIHAMDLMQLVMKKMNRRLETELAMEPDPGLGNGGLGRLASCLLDSLSSQQYPAMGYGLRYQYGIFDQEVWDGVQVERPDNWLLHENPWEFRRDDHAVSVNYTGRMVPAVNKKGVEVFDLVDYEEVRALSYDVPIIGYKETSDFMVLTLRLWTTKESPRNFLLQRFNAGQLDQAAENSILTDVLYPNDNNEVGKRIRLKQEFLLASASIHDIIKHHLKHNPDLSNFGDKVRIQINDTHPALVIAELTRLLVKDHDFGWGEAWETVRSCCSYTNHTILREALEEWNQNRLHYLLPRQYQIIERLNLEFCNAVRKRFPGDEERVRRMSIIEGGQVRMANLAIYGSHRVNGVAALHTEILKSTIFRDFYEMFPDKFVNVTNGVTHRRWLVHANPKLAEFICKRIGKGWICDFPLIRDLSKFANDAESQKEFLAIKRENKRALIKYLIEGDPIRDFRGMPVGHFSVLEEDALFDVQVKRMHEYKRQLMNVLHVLMVYHELKANPSARRVKRMVILAGKAAPGYEMAKNVIHLVYCVARKINVDPATCHMLKLAFIENYNVSRAELIIPAADLSEQISTAGMEASGTGNMKLAINGALTIGTEDGANIEMHAEVSDKWWPFSFGQSANQNAELREKKSYNPAEIYMHNPLIKQAVDSLYDHSFAENESEHLALSSIYHSLVERQGADPGDRYLVLADLASYYETQKKVEALYEKPESWAEFAIHNIASMGKFSSDESISNYAKLVWGLEKCPIDTQELEKVRGDYSEHDKCRIFPPNGKRAVG
- a CDS encoding 2,3-bisphosphoglycerate-dependent phosphoglycerate mutase, with product MSKAKLVMMRHGQSEWNKLNLFTGWVDIPLSVEGIQEALDAGKKIAHIPFDVIFISSLVRAEMTAMLVMSVHDSKKVPRILHRGQGKLEEWAQIYSKEAEKTCTPVIAAWQLNERMYGRLQGMNKREMMDKYGEEQVKIWRRSFDVAPPEGESLAMTAARAIPYFKEMVVPYLEAGKNVFISAHGNSLRAIMMHLDGLTKEQVVELELPTGKPVIYNFHDHVWEKEPSVK
- a CDS encoding TIGR00153 family protein, yielding MLTIARLFGKSPFAPLQSHMNKVAGCVEKLSQVISSLSEISKGDLEKLVDELCKLEHEADLTKNDIRNHLPRSLFLPIDRGQFLEILSIQDSIADKAEDIGILLTLRPLVPFKNFKEEILALFQKSAVVFWDSKHIIEEIDELLESSFGGIEAEKVKEMVEQTAYKEHEVDLMQRGLMKQLFSSGDSLSAPDFHLWHKLIEEISGLSNLSEKLANRIRMVLELK
- a CDS encoding aminotransferase class V-fold PLP-dependent enzyme, with amino-acid sequence MKRSAYLDNQTLSPPFPSVKERALSFQKEMWEAPHHGQPISALLASVYKKESQNICLRLGAAADDQFVFASSGEVAIQRLLLAVYLEVARETGRNHFLFAPGDLSEASGAKHLQKLGCTLKTTSLDSRGLLTPEALEAAIGPRTALVSLSWAHPFTGVIQPALDLSEVCKRKGVLLHLDASAVLGKLFFRFQDLQADFLTFEGRSLHAPEAAGLLLKKGVFASAIRDSDEESFAASIAALSHSQELLYDSIDHVCLETARLRAKLEEELARHLPDVAPLFSQSDRVPHISAIAFPGAHKEALLSLLQKDGIHAALGSPLLGELFQSSGVESSLAHTTLSFALSHETTEEQIDYALEKIVAAVRKLRTYSSKLISDYATAQ
- a CDS encoding inorganic phosphate transporter, producing the protein MEVESILRILVLAIGFYMAWNIGANDVSNAMGTSVGSGALTLRRAVILAAILEFCGAFFVGAPVTETMQKGLIDTTLFASQPLILILGMCAALLGTALWLQIASICGWPVSTTHAIVGAILGFGALVGGADAINWGETGSVAISWVLSPVLSGLFAFLLFNLLQKKILFTMNPTESTLKLFPLLIFFVFGTFTLSLIFNGLENLDLSLSFPEALGIALLVGLICATICYFILRRAAFPLAAEATVSRHLPQHVISLEKAVKHLQRVHVSSSHDTHEKVGTLLEEVKTLSQRLRKETSFAERASEYHVVEKLFGYLQIFSACFVAFAHGANDVANAIGPVAAVLDIIKNGVIPEVASVPTWLLAFGGLGIVIGLATFGWRVMETIGKKITELTPTRGFCAEFGAATTILLASKMGLPISTTHCLVGAVLGVGMARGFRALNMSTVREIILSWIVTIPASAIISILCFYILKFIFV
- a CDS encoding amino acid ABC transporter substrate-binding protein; the encoded protein is MQRIRFSLLLFISLVAFVCGCSGGFNGREWKIAIDESWYPLNLMGRDKQVIGFTTDLLQEVSALQRIRIVRVQENWNNLLSHLQQKQYEGMLSSMYPYTFYEKQYDFSKPFLLTGPVLVLPFSSKETSLKAFSGKEIAVVTGSHNSLIVEKYPGVIIRNYESIPDAFNDIVAGVIDGAVVDVLPATAYCQDLFQNQLKVASAPMNDQGLRLVTLHDQSPELIESFNSALEKLRASGKYAELSRKWGLPPQ
- a CDS encoding rRNA pseudouridine synthase yields the protein METKKRLSKALAAAGVASRRACEELIFAGKVKVNGKVVFVPQTLVSWEHDTIQVHGRLISNEEKKVYYILNKPTGYICSNARVGTKKIVTDLFEPLTHRLFTIGRLDRDTTGLILVTNDGHFSQKVIHPSSNVQKEYLVKVQEEIKHEHLETIGRGAEIEGTWVKPQRVTKVRRGTLKVVVLEGKKREVRYLVEKAGLQILSLERIRIGGLTLGRLALGAWRSLTEKEKEAIFQ
- a CDS encoding NifU family protein produces the protein MQQLSKKNLSHLENALSAGHITAEEAAAKMMRLAIGREGSLELGRLVQFYLLVDPTDGVIADAKFQAFGPPELIAIADYACGLLLRKNYEQARRLSAELLDKQMRGKNEESAFSEETAWVFNQVIEAVERAAEQCMDIPIVDAYVAPPISDEEMDLGEKVEYPGWKGLSVAQKMSVIEEVIARDIRPYVELDAGGVQVVDFVGEREVLISYQGACTTCYSSTGATLNSIQQILRAKIYPDLIIVPT